One Candidatus Woesearchaeota archaeon DNA window includes the following coding sequences:
- a CDS encoding endonuclease III: MASKSAKNQQSFDIDKAMRILRKEYAKWNTPSITLIATHHKSPFMVLVATIISLRTRDDVTIEAASRLFEKAKTPQEMVKLPVKTIAKLIYPCAFYENKAVQIKEASQRIIKEFGGKVPSDIDTLLTFRGVGRKTANLVLSEGYGIPAMCVDTHVHRISNRFGYVNTKTPEQTEIELRKKLPKKYWGDYNAILVSFGQTICKPISPLCSQCPVEKICPKKGVKKHR; the protein is encoded by the coding sequence ATGGCATCTAAAAGCGCAAAGAACCAACAGTCTTTTGATATTGATAAAGCTATGCGCATACTTAGAAAAGAATATGCAAAGTGGAACACGCCTTCAATAACCCTTATTGCAACACATCATAAAAGTCCATTCATGGTGCTTGTTGCCACTATAATCTCTTTACGTACTCGTGATGACGTAACTATTGAAGCAGCAAGTAGGTTATTTGAAAAAGCGAAAACACCTCAAGAAATGGTGAAACTTCCTGTAAAAACTATTGCTAAATTAATCTACCCTTGTGCGTTTTATGAGAACAAAGCAGTACAAATAAAAGAAGCGTCGCAAAGAATAATAAAAGAATTTGGAGGAAAGGTTCCTTCTGACATTGACACCTTGTTAACCTTTAGAGGGGTGGGTCGCAAAACAGCAAACCTTGTATTAAGTGAAGGATACGGCATTCCAGCAATGTGTGTTGATACCCATGTTCACAGGATATCTAACCGTTTTGGATATGTAAATACAAAAACTCCTGAACAAACAGAGATCGAACTACGTAAGAAACTGCCAAAAAAATATTGGGGAGACTATAACGCCATTCTTGTCAGTTTTGGTCAAACTATTTGTAAACCCATTAGTCCTTTATGCTCACAATGTCCCGTCGAGAAAATCTGTCCAAAAAAAGGAGTTAAAAAACACAGATAA
- a CDS encoding DUF192 domain-containing protein, translating into MGKDEPMKRLFVILLVTLAGCVPQIPHVFEKTPIVCVHHDCFEVEIADSYEERKTGLMFRESLDKHKGMLFVYPDKDQRLFWMKNTRIPLDILWITDGEVVFVSDNTPPCKNESCPVYGTNIPVDYVLEVSAEHNFSKGMKVTINGI; encoded by the coding sequence ATGGGCAAGGATGAACCTATGAAACGCTTGTTCGTAATCTTACTCGTCACACTTGCAGGTTGTGTACCGCAGATTCCTCATGTTTTTGAGAAAACACCCATTGTTTGTGTGCATCATGATTGTTTTGAGGTTGAAATTGCAGATTCTTATGAAGAGCGTAAAACAGGACTTATGTTTCGTGAATCACTAGATAAACACAAAGGCATGCTCTTTGTGTATCCTGACAAGGATCAACGATTGTTCTGGATGAAAAATACGCGAATCCCTCTTGACATCTTGTGGATTACTGATGGGGAAGTTGTTTTTGTTTCGGATAATACGCCTCCTTGCAAGAATGAGAGTTGCCCCGTTTACGGAACAAACATACCCGTTGATTACGTGCTTGAAGTTTCAGCAGAACATAATTTTAGTAAAGGTATGAAGGTGACAATAAATGGCATCTAA